A genomic window from Hyla sarda isolate aHylSar1 chromosome 8, aHylSar1.hap1, whole genome shotgun sequence includes:
- the RIF1 gene encoding telomere-associated protein RIF1 isoform X2 yields the protein MAAVLDDSQLVPLLETLEDSSTSHTEKTDAYLSIANRLSGEDGKAFSALVGKQFSRLYKAFKIHIAHQHSDLNNAALQTLGFCVFNSTIASGISASDVQELLSTLNSIAVKAVDKNSCTRALWVISKQNFSPEEVGKVVPSILSTLENVLNKDVQSVVIAYEALNVIIRLLEQTPAQMTTEAARWAKLVIPLVVHAAPKVRIRAATVLEIGVPLLLQKQPEVSALTEQLMTSKIIGELHKLFTSKNETYVLKLWPLFVKLLGKTLHRSGSFINSLLQLEELGFRSGTPAVKKIAFIAWKSLIDNFALNPDILCSSKRLKLLMQPLSSIHVRTEILALTKVEVWWYLVKRLGSQLPVHFEQVCLPLIQSALSVESSQTPLRTPNQSLMASTPLQKGSFPFSPATPKINLNSSLLATVAFPSVHLLGIEMMLHFLLGPDVVEFAARHKLVLSLEPLQHRLISSSSFFCKHASTLLGSVQDGFITIGKDASGAVLHSVWKDMIEFVKAAMETGNKKERQGSEVLTCLLEALKNIIVSDALQVEKCLSLLECTVKGLPQKVLASAAYQGTPALFLIQLHFHPGLLEHGVTEERFFINYETLVGYVFSGPTSPLAFSESVLQELNKGAKLLENKELLWRMWSILITPLTERVNQTNEVNQGDALEHNFSALHNALMLPINHIFPVAEIPQPTMKTLMRSWSDLYKTFSRCAALVTTTDENLCCEELCSRILGGIGDQTLSLPLLERLVQAVAVIVECVNFSPYSTKFQPKTKAPHTPTDWAKKKKAPLGNLHSLLVLLEKLIDGFHTLCSDQSLLETSGSTLTTIGSSIIGCLSTCISHISLPSVLRTVFSSLTNSASVFYAKTKSESPKVYSSLSNKLDKLLGDILSCLGSRYTGSYDNELLEVLSPLLCAIFLHKSKSFRNQVTQFWNGSFAKAAVLVYPEEMKPVLSQVKMKTPILLPGFTYSNSVEESNGTYSDNQDSSELATKFSGIEVKSAGKRDSLLAKAEELKGTPTKSAQARLKLDFNSPNTKKKLLEEEQSVDFVFIPPETTKERVLTEHQKEVLRTKRVDIPTMYNNLDASQDTNMFTQYTQSQEISLEKPKVLENTDEAAAEEKVKTEETKRSEAATKEEKTASKTIDVEMSEDNADDAKTMNDSSVFNTSNQNTANDAENTSNISNGSASSDMVLGTPPPPASRRQSFITLEKFDSPESRSFSPLADKNFKSKEVILVPDSQEAVNVTENDSENLKNKEKQSQTPATKPNQNDVSKSASKRETRASRSAELSESKIYVSEDNQESVNVSDKMEDSDIVPDSQPSQVTEKTEELDKGKTVAVSKVDTKENTPPDTDDRVHNKANPQKTLTNQISLRRSSRRQSEILDTVKNENESEKRSQTKEEPKSKKTMPARDTAKRQQSETPVKSEGEDDQNVPRKPEDEAESKEELPDSNSSKDSQEKPSVRSRYKTRRSLQAVDNSESDNSEVLEGSVQKKRRGRPKSTDKHESSKTKVELSSKRPEDSLNSREVEKANAEIDKTYTIVLENSTLHSKVELDGHTQLDSKLDATNRNKTYDLSKNSTEVSSAMVSLMTEPTAGDFSTAVSDVFQSSQSDNTSHDCPHKRSKRVRRSRNCDCCCESTTKGLKSEGKNHKMQMLSTIQLNDTTFSGPCAISTPLTNEQVFFMSAREIKSDTESEQEQTIAPLSDSNSETYEITQVFAPSATLKDSETSSEMPADETVVAGSPKEAKSESVVLVEESVKKDGENGEEIEVGEVNQETTSYKTFDLEVNVEPASSLVDGKPEEDLGNAENVIEEMGGKEVNNTEAETIEKVQGAKVAEDHAEIVEKVEDKTIIPADETSSVNMEEDMDLQDMNAQNEEHAPVVSEEHAPTVSEEHAPTVSEEHAQVVSEEHAQSISEEHAQVVSEEHAQSISEEHAQVVSEEHAQSISEEHAQSISEEHAQSVSEEHAQSVSEEHRQAVSEEPNNVDAVQPGAVSDILPGGEKGEESLCTATAQSEASKINENMVFEYLSDGRAIIDSPPKVKGLTSMAIANDSPSGSFCWSPSASPSTSILKKGLKRQQEIDSPSPVNKIRRVSFADPIYQEGLADDIDRRSPVVRNSSSPSSRSLKMLTNNQQKIITTPTKGFVSPGARALGFKSSKKSLISEMTKESMPSPKESVYPALMNCTTPIDVILPQITSNMWARGLGQLIRAKNIKTIGDLSTMTPCEIKTLPIRSPKISTVKKALRVYHEQQTKTKGYDEFAVLDEAEKPLNGVDEKPMSADEEKIETDLPEASATASSIEASAPPDSILTQVNALSLLVTPEELGKHSGSQLFEIQEKLGMISNCVLRHLQSRWRSPPHDGSV from the exons ATGGCTGCTGTTTTAGATGATTCACAATTGGTGCCTTTACTAGAAACTTTGGAGGACTCCTCTACCTCACACACAGAGAAGACAGATGCCTACCTCTCCATCGCCAA CCGTCTGAGTGGAGAGGATGGGAAAGCGTTCTCGGCTCTTGTCGGAAAACAATTCTCACGTCTTTACAAAGCTTTTAAG ATACACATTGCTCACCAGCATTCTGATCTCAATAATGCAGCACTTCAGACACTGGGATTTTGTGTTTTTAACAGTACGATAGCATCTGGCATATCAG CATCTGATGTGCAGGAATTGCTATCTACACTAAACAGTATTGCCGTGAAAGCAGTCGATAAAAACTCATGCACTAGAGCACTTTGGGTGATTTCGAAACAAAACTTCTCTCCAGAAGAAGTTGGGAAGGTG GTACCCTCTATACTTTCTACATTAGAAAATGTACTTAATAAAGATGTGCAGTCAGTTGTCATTGCATATGAAGCACTGAATGTCATCATAAG GCTTCTGGAACAGACCCCAGCACAGATGACTACAGAGGCTGCGAGATGGGCCAAGTTGGTCATTCCTCTAGTCGTTCACGCTGCACCGAAGGTTCGGATAAGAGCAGCAACGGTCCTAGAAATTGGGGTCCCGCTTTTGCTTCAGAAACAGCCAGAGGTCTCAGCTCTTACAGAACAGCTCATGACCTCG AAAATTATTGGCGAGCTCCACAAACTCTTCACATCTAAGAATGAGACGTATGTGCTGAAGCTGTGGCCCTTGTTTGTGAAGCTTTTGGGAAAG ACGTTACATCGTAGCGGCAGCTTTATCAACTCTTTACTTCAGCTAGAAGAACTGGGTTTTCGAAGCGGAACCCCAGCAGTGAAGAAAATAGCATTTATCGCTTGGAAAAGTCTTATCGATAACTTTGCCTTAAATCCAG ATATACTCTGCAGTTCCAAGCGACTAAAACTACTTATGCAGCCGTTAAGTTCTATCCATGTTAGGACGGAGATTTTGGCTCTCACCAAAGTTGAAGTGTGGTGGTATCTGGTGAAGCGTTTGGGCTCTCAGCTGCCTGTACACTTTGAACAG GTCTGTCTACCGCTCATTCAGAGCGCACTAAGTGTCGAATCCTCTCAAACGCCTTTACGCACGCCCAACCAGAGTCTGATGGCATCAACGCCTCTTCAGAAAG GAAGCTTCCCTTTCAGTCCAGCAACCCCAAAAATAAACCTAAATTCCAGCCTTCTGGCGACTGTCGCGTTTCCGTCAGTTCACCTCTTGGGCATTGAGATGATGCTGCATTTCCTCCTGGGTCCGGACGTTGTTGAGTTTGCTGCTCGGCACAAGCTTGTGCTTAGTTTAG AGCCCCTCCAGCATCGCTTGATCAGCAGCTCGTCGTTCTTCTGTAAACATGCAAGTACTCTGCTTGGTTCTGTACAGGATGGATTTATCACCATAGGAAAAGATGCTTCAG GTGCTGTTCTACATTCTGTGTGGAAGGACATGATAGAATTTGTAAAGGCAGCAATGGAAACAG GAAACAAGAAGGAGAGGCAAGGTTCCGAAGTCCTGACATGTTTGCTGGAAGCTTTGAAGAACATTATAGTATCTGATGCTCTTCAAGTGGAGAAGTGTCTG aGTCTGCTTGAATGCACAGTGAAGGGACTACCTCAAAAAGTGTTGGCATCTGCAGCTTATCAG GGAACTCCGGCTCTGTTTTTAATTCAGCTCCATTTCCACCCTGGACTTCTGGAGCATGGTGTAACGGAAGAGAG ATTCTTTATAAACTATGAAACCCTGGTGGGCTACGTTTTCTCTGGTCCGACTTCTCCTTTGGCGTTTAGTGAGTCTGTACTCCAGGAGTTGAACAAAGGAGCCAAATTACTGGAGAATAAAGAGCTGCTTTGGCGCATGTGGAGTATTTTAATAACCCCTTTGACAGAAAGGGTTAATCAg ACAAATGAAGTGAACCAAGGAGACGCTCTAGAGCACAACTTCAGTGCATTGCACAATGCTTTGATGCTGCCTATAAATCACATCTTTCCAGTTGCAGAGATCCCCCAG CCCACTATGAAGACTTTGATGCGTTCATGGTCGGATCTATATAAGACCTTCTCCCGCTGTGCTGCGCTAGTCACAACCACTGATGAAAATCTCTGCTGTGAAGAGCTCTGCTCCCGAATTCTTGGTGGAATCGGGGATCAGACCTTG agtCTGCCACTTTTGGAAAGACTTGTTCAAGCCGTCGCGGTAATTGTGGAGTGTGTCAATTTTTCTCCTTACAGTACAAAATTCCAGCCCAAAACAAAAG ctCCTCATACGCCAACTGATTGGGCTAAGAAGAAGAAAGCGCCCCTGGGAAACCTGCATTCTCTCCTGGTGCTTCTGGAGAAGTTAATTGACGGTTTTCACACATTGTGTTCTGATCAGAGCCTTCTAGAAACCAGCGGCTCAACCCTGACCACCATTGGCTCTTCAATCATCGGCTGCCTATCCACCTGTATCAGCCACATAAGTTTACCGTCAGTCCTCAGAACAGTGTTTTCATCGCTCACAAACTCAGCGTCTGTATTCTATGCTAAAACCAA gtcTGAATCACCAAAAGTTTACAGCAGCTTAAGCAATAAG CTGGATAAACTCCTTGGTGATATCCTCTCATGTCTTGGTTCCCGCTATACTGGCTCCTATGACAATGAACTCCTTGAAGTTCTCTCACCTCTACTCTGTGCCATATTTCTTCACAAGAGTAAATCCTTCAGGAACCAAGTGACACAGTTCTGGAATGGGTCGTTTGCCAAGGCTGCTGTGCTGGTTTATCCGGAGGAGATGAA ACCAGTTTTAAGCCAAGTTAAGATGAAAACGCCGATACTGTTGCCCGGCTTCACCTACTCAAATTCAGTGGAAGAATCCAATGGGACTTATTCTGATAAT CAGGACAGCTCAGAGTTGGCAACAAAATTCAGTGGAATAGAAGTGAAGTCTGCAGGGAAGAGAGATTCCCTTCTAGCCAAAGCTGAAGAGCTTAAAGGAACTCCCACTAAATCAGCCCAAGCTAGG ttAAAGTTGGATTTTAACTCTCCCAACACAAAGAAGAAACTTTTAGAAGAGGAACAATCTGTTGACTTTGTATTCATTCCTCCCGAAACAACAAAAGAGCGGGTCCTCACAGAACACCAGAAGGAAGTTCTCCGCACAAAAAG GGTGGATATACCCACCATGTACAACAACTTGGATGCATCTCAGGACACAAACATgttcacacagtatacacagagcCAGGAAATCTCACT aGAGAAACCAAAAGTGTTAGAAAATACAGACGAAGCTGCTGCTGAAGAAAAG GTAAAAACTGAAGAAACTAAAAGGTCTGAAGCTGCAACTAAGGAAGAGAAAACTGCAAGCAAGACCATAGATGTTGAAATGTCGGAGGACAACGCTGATGATGCCAAAACCATGAATGATTCGTCAGTGTTCAACACATCAAATCAGAATACAGCGAACGATGCTGAGAATACATCAAATATAAGCAATGGTTCTGCCTCTTCGGACATGGTTTTGGGAACTCCTCCCCCACCTGCGAGCAGGAGACAATCCTTCATTACTCTAGAAAAATTTGACAGTCCAGAAAGTCGTTCTTTTAGCCCCTTGGCGGACAAAAATTTTAAGTCAAAAGAAGTTATTTTGGTTCCCGATAGTCAAGAAGCAGTGAACGTGACAGAAAATGACAGTGAAAATCTAAAGAACAAAGAGAAACAGTCACAAACCCCAGCAACAAAACCGAACCAGAATGACGTTTCAAAGTCTGCGTCTAAGAGGGAAACGAGAGCGTCACGTTCGGCTGAGCTCTCGGAAAGTAAGATTTACGTATCTGAAGATAACCAGGAGTCTGTGAATGTAAGTGACAAGATGGAAGACAGTGACATTGTGCCAGATTCTCAACCTTCACAGGTGACTGAAAAGACTGAGGAGCTTGATAAAGGAAAAACTGTAGCAGTGAGTAAAGTGGACACCAAGGAAAACACTCCGCCAGACACAGACGATAGAGTCCATAATAAAGCCAATCCTCAAAAAACTCTCACAAATCAGATTTCCTTGAGACGCTCGTCCAGAAGGCAGTCTGAAATATTAGACACTGTTAAAAATGAGAATGAATCGGAAAAAAGAAGCCAAACGAAAGAGGAGCCAAAATCAAAAAAGACTATGCCTGCACGAGACACTGCCAAAAGGCAACAGAGTGAAACTCCGGTAAAAAGTGAAGGTGAAGATGACCAGAATGTTCCTAGGAAACCTGAAGATGAGGCTGAAAGTAAGGAGGAACTTCCAGATTCCAATTCTAGCAAGGACAGTCAAGAGAAACCATCCGTTCGTTCCCGTTATAAAACAAGACGATCCCTACAGGCTGTGGACAATTCAGAGTCTGATAATTCAGAAGTTCTGGAAGGTTCTGTCCAGAAGAAGAGAAGGGGGCGACCAAAAAGCACTGACAAGCATGAAAGCTCAAAGACCAAAGTTGAACTTTCTTCCAAACGCCCTGAAGATTCCTTAAATAGCAGAGAAGTGGAAAAAGCAAACGCAGAGATAGATAAGACGTATACGATAGTCTTGGAGAACTCTACACTGCATTCAAAGGTGGAGCTCGATGGACACACTCAACTAGACTCCAAATTGGATGCGACCAACAGAAACAAAACCTACGACCTTTCTAAAAACTCTACTGAGGTTAGTAGTGCTATGGTAAGTCTTATGACTGAACCCACCGCCGGAGACTTCTCCACCGCTGTCTCTGATGTTTTTCAAAGCTCTCAAAGTGACAACACGTCACACGATTGTCCTCATAAAAGGAGTAAGAGGGTAAGAAGGTCCAGGAATTGTGATTGTTGCTGTGAGTCGACCACTAAAGGCTTGAAATCTGAGGGTAAGAACCACAAGATGCAAATGTTGTCCACGATACAGCTGAATGACACCACGTTCTCTGGGCCGTGTGCTATCAGCACTCCACTAACAAATGAGCAAGTGTTCTTCATGTCTGCTAGAGAGATCAAATCTGATACAGAATCGGAACAAGAGCAGACCATTGCTCCTTTAAGTGACAGTAACAGTGAAACCTATGAAATAACACAAGTTTTTGCCCCATCGGCAACACTTAAGGACTCTGAGACTTCATCTGAAATGCCTGCGGATGAAACTGTGGTGGCGGGAAGTCCGAAGGAAGCAAAGTCCGAATCTGTGGTCTTAGTAGAGGAGTCTGTGAAAAAAGATGGTGAAAATGGTGAAGAAATTGAGGTTGGCGAAGTAAATCAGGAGACAACCAGCTATAAAACCTTTGATCTAGAGGTAAATGTTGAACCTGCGAGCAGCCTAGTGGATGGGAAGCCTGAAGAGGACTTGGGAAATGCCGAGAATGTAATAGAGGAGATGGGCGGTAAAGAAGTAAATAACACTGAAGCTGAAACAATTGAGAAGGTCCAGGGTGCAAAAGTTGCAGAAGACCATGCAGAGATTGTTGAGAAGGTTGAAGACAAAACAATAATCCCAGCAGATGAGACCAGTTCTGTTAACATGGAGGAAGATATGGATTTGCAGGACATGAATGCTCAAAATGAGGAGCATGCGCCGGTCGTCTCTGAGGAGCATGCGCCAACAGTCTCTGAGGAGCATGCGCCAACAGTCTCTGAGGAGCATGCACAGGTCGTCTCTGAGGAGCATGCACAATCCATCTCTGAGGAGCATGCACAGGTCGTCTCTGAGGAGCATGCACAATCCATCTCTGAGGAGCATGCACAGGTCGTCTCTGAGGAGCATGCACAATCCATCTCTGAGGAGCATGCACAATCCATCTCTGAGGAGCATGCACAATCCGTATCTGAGGAGCATGCACAATCCGTATCTGAGGAGCATAGACAGGCAGTCTCTGAAGAGCCAAACAATGTTGATGCTGTTCAGCCTGGTGCGGTCTCAGATATTCTACCTGGTGGAGAAAAGGGGGAAGAAAGTCTTTGCACTGCTACAGCACAAAGTGAAGCATCAAAAATTAATGAGAACATGGTATTCGAGTATCTTAGTGATGGACGTGCCATCATAGATTCTCCACCAAAAGTTAAAGGATTGACTTCTATGGCCATAGCGAACGATAGCCCAAGTGGGAGCTTCTGTTGGTCTCCATCTGCGTCTCCCTCTACAAGTATTCTAAAGAAAGGGCTGAAAAGGCAGCAGGAAATAGATTCTCCCTCTCCAGTCAATAAG ATACGGAGAGTATCATTTGCTGATCCGATATATCAAGAAGGCCTGGCAGATGATATTGATCGCCGAAGCCCTGTTGTTAGAAATAGTTCCTCCCCTTCTTCTAGAAGCCTAAAAATGTTGACTAACAATCAGCAAAAG ATTATCACCACTCCAACCAAGGGATTTGTGTCACCCGGAGCTCGTGCACTTGGATTTAAAAGCTCAAAGAAAAGTTTG ATTTCAGAAATGACAAAAGAATCCATGCCTTCTCCAAAAGAA